The Drosophila virilis strain 15010-1051.87 unplaced genomic scaffold, Dvir_AGI_RSII-ME tig00001851, whole genome shotgun sequence genome includes a window with the following:
- the LOC138911665 gene encoding uncharacterized protein, translated as MSIPFRLSALRTISGFQTVSYEAATVLAGMLPEDILAKEMEKIYMARKATGDAVSMDVIRRRNGEINFHLTQIFTGHGGYRKYLHRLSQEDSPECPNCPNLDENPERVLYQCSRYREVVGSVPPPEGVVAFMLEEEE; from the exons ATGTCAATCCCATTtaggctcagtgctctgcgcaccatttctggatttcaGACGGTGTCGTACGAAgcagccacagtattggcaggaatgctgccagaagatatactggccaaggaaatggagaaaatttacatggcccgaaaagccacgggagacgctgtctcAATGGacgtcatccg gagacggaatggcgaaattaacttccacctaacacagattttcactggacacggcgggtacAGGAAGTATCTGCATAGGCTCAGCCAGGAGGACTCtccagagtgcccgaactgcccaaatCTGGACGAAAACCCGGAACGagtgctgtaccaatgctcgaggtacagagaggtagtgggctctgtacctccaccggagggagtggtagcgttcatgctggaagaaGAGGAATAA